GTGCAAGTATATTTTGAGTTTAATCGTAAAAATATTTTTTACCTATCAAAAACAAATAGAGGCATTAAAAATGCCTCTATTTCATTAATAAAATACATAAAGATGGAATGACAATAAGATAACCTACTATCGGTAAAAAAATTGCTTTCCAAATCGTTGAACGAATTTCAAATCCAACCCCGTGTATCCACAAAATTGCCATACCATAAAAGATGAGCATCACTAAATACGGTGTTTTTCCTCCAAAAGTAAGAGCAAAAGCGGTCGAATTTAGTAAAATTATTGCAAATAATGCGGTGGCTAAAATAAAAGAAAGGGCTTTTAACAAGCCCTTTGCTGTTAAGTTATAAAGAGTATTAATCATTACTCGTCAAACTTACCTGTTTTTTCAATGCTGATGGTGATTACAGTTGCAAAGAAAATTGCAAGCATTACACCTAACACCCAAGTTACATAAAACATAATGCACTCTCCTATTAGTAAGCTGATTTATTGTGTTCTAAGTAACTCACATCTAAGCGACCATACATTTTGATGTATGACCAAATAGTATAGCCTAATACTGTTGGAACGAAGATACACGCTACTACTAACATTACTGTTAATGTTGTTTGACTTGCAGTTGCATCCCACATCGTTAAACTCATATTAGGATGAGTAATTGATGGCATTACAAATGGGAACATTGAAACTGCCGCCGTTGTAATTACCCCAACAATCATAATAGATGATGAGAAGAACGCAAAGCCGGAACGATTTGCTCTTGATGCAACGATAGTAAGCAATGCACCAATTACCGCTAATGCCGGAATGATCCATAATACAGGCATTGCCTCATAATTTCTGAACCAAGCACCTGTTTCAACTGCTACTGTTTTATTAGTAAATACCGATTGTGCATTGTGATCGATTTGGCTTGTTACTACGAAACCGTCTTTAAAAGACAACCATACACCAGCAAGGATAAAGGCAACTAATACAACTGCTGCTGTAACTTGTGCTACTTTTCTTGCATTGTTATGAAGCTCATCTGTGGTTTTCATTTGTAACCAAGTTGCACCCTGTGTTGTTAGCATCATTAAACTAATCACACCACATAATAATGCAAATGGATTTAATAAACCAAAGAATGTGCCTGTATATTGTGATTGGTTAATGCTGTTAAATTCAAATGGCACACCTTGTAATAAGTTACCAAATGCAACACCGAATACTAATGATGGTACAAATCCACCGATTAATAGTCCCCAGTCCCAAGCATTACGCCATTTCGGGCTATCAATTTTAGCACGATATTCAAAACCAACTGGGCGGAAGAATAATGCGGCTAATACTAGCACCATTGCAATATAGAAACCTGAGAACGAGGTTGCATATACTGTTGGCCAGGCTGCAAATAATGCACCACCAGCGGTTAATAACCATACTTGGTTACCGTCCCAGTGAGGAGCAACTGTGTTGATCATAATACGGCGTTCAACATTACTTTTACCAATTACAGGTAAAAGATTTAATACTCCCATAGTAAAGCCATCAGTAATGGCAAAACCAATTAATAATACTATGATTAAAATCCACCAAATAAAGCGGAGAAATTCATAATCGAGCATTTTTAACTCCTATTATTTAGCTGATTGTTCGAAGTAGTAACGACCCGTTTTTAATGAACTCGGTCCAAGTCGTCCGTATTTGAACATTAAGTACATTTCTATGATTAAGAACAGCGTATATAAACCACATAATAAGCCGATCGTAAACCATAAGTCGCCTGTTGTTAATGCAGAGTTTGCCACACCAACCGGTAACATCTCATAGATAGCCCAAGGCTGACGACCATATTCCGCTAAGAACCAACCAGACTCAATTGCAATCCAAGGTAATGGGATACCGCATAATAATGTTCTTAATAGGAAACGGCTTTGTCCAACTCTACCACGCATATTTTGAACAAATGCAGAGATGATTAATACTAACATAATCACACCAGCAAGCATCATCACACGGAATGCCCAGAAGGTAGGACCTACATTTGGAATAGTGCTATCTGCTGCTTTTTGGATTTGCTCTTCTGTTGCATCAACTACATTGTCTGTATATTGTTTTAACAATAAGCCAAAACCTAAATCTTTTTGTACTGCTTTAAAGGCTTCTTTATCTGCTTCCGTATAATTACCAGAACGTAATTTTTCTAGTAAACCGTAAGCAACAATACCGTTACGAACACGTTGTTCGTTGATTACACGAATATCTTTTAAACCTGTAATTTCGGTATCTAAAGAACGCGTTGCAATAATACCAGCTGCGTATGGAATATGAATTGAGAATTCATTTTTCATTTCTGCTGTATTTGGAATAACAAATGCATTCCAAGCTGCCGGTGCCGGTTGAGTTTCAAATTCTCCTTCCATTGCCGCTAATTTTGTAGGTTGAGCTTTACCGATTTCATAACCAGACTCATCACCCATAATTAATACAGCGATAATCGATAATAAACCAAAACTTGCACCTACAGAGAATGAACGTTTAGCAAATCCTAAATCACGACCTTTTAAGATGTAGTATGAACTAATCCCCAATACGAAGATAGAACCACAAACATAACCTGCTGTTACAGTATGTAAGAATTTAGATTGTGTAACCGGATTTAGTAACAATTCAGAGAAGCTTGAAAGCTCCATACGCATTGTTTCAAAGTTAAACTCTGAAGCAACCGGATTTTGCATCCAACCGTTAGCCACTAAAATCCATAACGCAGATAAGTTAGAGCCAAATGCAACACAGTAAGTCGTTAATAAGTGTTTAGCCTTTGATAAACGATCCCAACCGAAAAAGAACAGACCCACAAATGTAGATTCTAAGAAGAATGCCATTAAACCTTCAATCGCTAATGGAGCACCAAAGATATCACCTACATAATGAGAGTAATATGACCAGTTCATACCAAACTGGAATTCCATTGTAATACCAGTTGTTACACCTAAAGCAAAGTTAATACCAAATAACTTACCCCAGAATTTAGTCATATCTTTATATACTTCTTTACCCGTAGTTACATAAAGTGTTTCCATCACAACAAGTACGAAAGAAAGACCTAATGTAAGCGGTACGAATAAGAAGTGATAGAGTGCAGTTAAAGCAAACTGCAAACGTGAGAGTTCAACTACGTCTAACATCTCAAACCTCTTATTTATTAATATAATAATTTGACAAATAGATTACCGAAAAGTAATCGCCCACAAATTTTCACTCAATTCTAACAATAACCCAAATTGGTTAAATTTATAATAAAGTGTCGGAAAGTATTCTACCTGTAAATAACCAATTAAAAAATAGTAATTTTGTTATATTCGTCACAAAATTGGTTTATTTATGTAATAAATTCTATATAACCCACTAAATAACTAGGTTATAATAAACAAATTTATAACAAATAATTTACCATTTTAATATATATGGATCTTTTAGCAAAAAAGATCCACTTAATAGATGACTTTTATTTAAACTTCTGCTAGTATCGGCTCGCTTTATTTTGGATAATAAGCAAAACATCAAATTTATTAGCACTTAATGTGTGGAGAACGCATGCTTAAAAGAATTTTAGGAGTTACACTTTGTGCAGTACTGGTTTCCGCTACTGCAATTGCGAATGTGAAAACTTCATCACTTACAGTTGCAAAACCTACTTTAAGTAAAACATTACCAACTGAATGTGAGAAAATGTTTAACACCGCAAATAAATTAGTTTCTGATGCAGAAAAACAGCCGGGTACTCATACTCAATTGGTTAAAATGAAAAATAAACTTTCTTCAACAAAGCAACAAATCCTTAAAATGGATACTGTTCTACAACAAAAAAGTTGTGAGAAAGGTTTAACCGCATTAAATAACCTAAGGCAAAAACATCAATAAGAAAAAGCCAAGCTGGAATAGCTTGGTTTTTTATTGCAAACTTTTCTACAAAAATGACCGCTTGCAGTTCTAATAAATAAAATAAAAGCTACTGAGTTTTTCAGTAGCTTTTATTTATTAAGAACAAACGATTACATCATTCCGCCCATTCCACCCATACCGCCCATTGCGGCTGGATCTAATTTTTCTTCTTTTGGTAAGTCTGTGATCATACATTCTGTCGTGATCATTAAACCTGCAATAGAAGCTGCAAATTGTAATGCTGAACGGGTTACTTTAGTTGGATCTAAAATACCCATTTCTAACATATCGCCATACTGCTCTGTACCTGCATTATAACCATAGTTACCCGAACCATCTTTCACGTTGCGAGCGACTACTGAAGACTCTTCACCGGCATTTGCTACGATTTGGCGTAAAGGTGCTTCCATCGCACGAAGGGCAAGTTTGATACCCACATTTTGTTCCTCATTGTCGCCTTTTAAGGTTGCTGCTACTTTGCTTGCTGCACGCACTAAAGCTACACCACCTCCCGGAACGATACCTTCTTCCACTGCGGCACGGGTAGCGTGTAAGGCATCATCAACACGGTCCTTCTTCTCTTTCATCGCTACTTCTGTTGCCGCACCAACTTTGATGACTGCCACACCGCCGGCTAATTTTGCTACACGTTCTTGCAGTTTTTCTTTGTCGTAGTCTGAGGTTGAATCTTCGATTTGCTGACGAATTTGTGCTACACGACCTTTAATTTGTGTTTCATCACCAATGCCGTCAATAATCGTTGTGTTATCTTTTGAGATCACCACACGTTTTGCTTGACCTAACTCTTCTAATGTCGCTTTCTCAAGCTCCATACCGATCTCTTCAGAAATCACGGTACCCGCAGTTAAGATCGCAATATCTTGTAACATCGCTTTACGGCGATCGCCAAATCCCGGTGCTTTCACCGCAGCCACTTTCACGATACCACGCATTGTGTTCACAACAAGCGTTGCTAATGCTTCGCCTTCAATGTCTTCTGCAATAATCACTAACGGTTTGCCCGCTTTCGCCACACCTTCCAACACCGGTAATAATTCACGAATGTTAGAGACTTTTTTATCCACTAAAAGAATGTACGGATTCTCCAACTCAACCGTACCGGCTTCAGGTTTATTGATGAAATATGGCGATAAGTAGCCACGATCAAACTGCATACCTTCAACCACATCTAAGGCATCTTCTAAACCTGTGCCGTCTTCAACAGTAATTACGCCCTCTTTGCCCACTTTTTCCATCGCTTGAGCAATTAATTTGCCGACGGTTTCATCTGAGTTTGCTGAAATTGTCCCAACTTGCTCGATCTCTTTGGAAGTTTCACACGGTTTTGAAATCACTTTTAATTCTTCAACAACTGCGGCAACTGCTTTATCGATACCACGTTTTAAATCCATTGGGTTCATACCTGCTGCAACCGCTTTCAAGCCTTCATTTACGATCGCTTGAGCTAATACCGTTGCAGTTGTTGTACCATCGCCGGCGGCATCATTGGCTTTAGAGGCAACCTCTTTCACCATTTGAGCACCCATATTTTCAAATTTATCTTCTAATTCGATTTCACGAGCAACAGATACCCCATCTTTTGTAATAGTCGGTGCACCGTATGCACGGTCTAATACCACATTACGACCTTTTGGACCTAAAGTTACTTTTACTGCATCGGCTAAAATATTCACGCCTTTTAACATTTTTACGCGTGCATCATTACCAAATTTAACGTCTTTTGCTGCCATTTTTGCTTTCCTTTTATTATTCTACAATTGCCAAAATATCGTTTTCAGAAAGAATTAACACTTCTTCGCCGTCAATTTTTTCCGTTTTCACGCCATAACCTTCATTGAAGATAACTACATCGCCCACTTTTATCGCTAAAGGCTGAACCGAACCGTTTTCCAATAAACGACCAGTACCCACAGCAATCACTTTACCACGGGTAGATTTAGTTGCTGCCGAACCGGTTAAAACAATACCACCAGCTGATTTTGTTTCAACTTCTTCACGTTTTAAAATTACTTTATCGTGTAATGGACGAAGTGCCATATTCTGTTCCTCTTATAAATTGATGATTGATAATTCTACGCAAAAAGCGTAACGCCTAACAATATAAAGGCGGATTTCAGACTTTCAAGAGCAAGCGATCAAATTTGTAAAAAATTTTGTAAATTTAACCGCTTGATGGTGAAATTTCAGTCAAATAAAAAGAATGAAAAGCATAAAAAAATCCGCATGTAAGTGCGGATTTTTTTAACAATTACTGCTTCGCTGCTTCAATTTGAATTGCAATTTCAACGTCTTTTGTCATACCTACATCAACAAGGTAATTCATACCCCATTGGCTTCTGTCGATAGTCGTTACAAAATCTCCACCGCATACTTCAGCTTTTAACATTGGGCTTTGGTAGCAATTGAATTTGGTCGCTTTTAAAGTTACCGGGTGGGTTTTGCCTAATAGGGTTAAGTTACCTTCTACTTCTGTTACTTTTTTATCGGCAAAATGGAACTTAGTTGAAACAAAACGCATTTCAGGGAATTTTTCAGCGTGGAATAAATCAGCCGATTTTAAGTGGTTGGTAAAATCTTGGCTACTTGCTTGTAAGCTGCTTACCGGAATGGTTACATCAATTGAACCCGTGCCTTTTTCTACATCAAGTTGTAGTTCACCTGTTAAATTGTAGAAACCGCCTACATTGCTACTTGTACCAAAATGGTCAATGCTAAATCTTGCATTTGCGTGATATGGGTCAATTTTATAAGTTGCCGCATTTGCAGATACAGCAGTAATAGCAGCTGCTAACATAACGATTTTTTTCATAAAAGTTCCTCGCTTTAATTGTCGATTTGTTAAATTTTAGTTAAGGAACTTTTATTCTATCCAAATAAAGATAAGGAATAAATGTGCGTTATGAAAAAAGATTATTTCTTTAAAAGAAAGAATAGCAGATGAAACTGCTACTATTCTTGATTTTCTATTTCTGCTTTTAGACGTTTAATCAATTGTGCATTAGCCGGTGGGAAAGCCCCTTCATCTAAATCCGATTGAGCAATCCAAAAGCCCTCTTGCCCTTCTCGTCCAAAAGGTTCATTTACCCATTCTTCTACTAAGTAGAAGAAGAACTCAATAATCTTATTTGGATATTCAAAGCTGAAACTTTCATAGGGAAAAGCACTTAGCACTTGAATACCGATTTCTTCTTCTAACTCACGTTTAAGGGCTTCTTCAGGAGTCTCACTGGCATCAACCTTACCGCCCGGAAATTCTAATGATTGAGCGAAGTCTTGCCCTTCTAAACGTTGGGTCAAATAAATTTGCCCAAATTCGTTGCGGATAATACCGGCTGATACTTGAATAATCGGTTTTGACATAGATTTCCTTTACTCTTTTTATAAGTTCAAGCGGTCAGATTTAGACGATAATTTGCAAATTTCTGTCTAAAAATAACCGCTTGTATCATTATGCGTATTTCGCTTTATTGCCGTGACAATGTTTATATTTTTTGCCTGAACCACAAGGGCAAGGATCGTTACGACCAATGTTTAAGTTTGACAATTCTTCATCGCTTAAACTTTCAAGAGCCACTTGCTGTTCTGACTCATCGGTTGTTAATTGTTCCGCAGTTTTCGCCTCCAATTCAGCTTGCAAGCGTTGAGCCTCTTCCACCTCTTCTTGGCTACGTACTTGAATACGGCTTAAAATGCTGATCACGTTCAGCTTTAAGGTGTTAAGCATATTGGTAAACATTGCAAAAGACTCTTTTTTATACTCTTGCTTCGGATCTTTTTGGGCATAACCACGCAAGTGAATGCCTTTGCGTAAGTAGTCCATTGAAGAAAGATGCTCTTTCCATAATTCATCAAGGTTTTGTAGCATTACCCCTTTTTCAAAATTACGCATTACTTCAGAGCCAACTTTCTCTTCTTTCGCTTTATATTCTTCAATAGCAATATTTAGAATACGCTCACGCAAGGTTTCTTCGTGTAGATCTTTTTCGGTTTCTAACCAATGAGCAATTGGTAAATCTAAGCCAAACTCACGGCGTAAACGCTCTTCCAAGCCCGGTACGTCCCACATTTCTTCAATAGATTGAGGTGGAATATACTCGCTGACGGTACTATCAAATACATCTTGGCGAATAGTTTCAATCATTGATGAAATATCATCAGTATCCAATAAGTGATTACGTTGTTCATAAATCACTTTACGCTGTTCGTTCGCTACATCATCATATTGTAAGAGGTTTTTACGACCATCAAAGTTATGAGCTTCCACTTTTGCCTGTGCCGATGCAATTACTTTGGTTAATAGTTTAGATTCCATCGCTTCGCCTTCTTCAGTAAAGGCTTTACGCATCATATTTAATTTACCTTCGTTGAGATAAATTCGCATCAATGTATCATCTAATGATAAGTAGAAACGTGATGAGCCAGGGTCGCCTTGACGACCAGAACGACCACGCAACTGGTTATCGATGCGACGAGACTCGTGACGTTCTGTACCAATAATATGCAAACCACCTGCTTGCATTACCGTGTTGTAACGCTCTTGCCAGGCTGATTTAATTTCATCAATTTGTTCTTGAGTTGGGTTTTCAAGTTTGGCAATTTCCATTCTCCAGTTACCGCCAAGCACGATATCTGTACCGCGACCAGCCATATTCGTTGCAATGGTTACTGCTCCCGGTGCACCTGCCTCCGCTACAATTTCTGCTTCTTGGGCGTGGAATTTCGCATTTAAAACGTTGTGTGGAATACCTGCTTTAGTTAATTCTGCCGATAATAATTCTGATTTTTCGACCGATGCCGTACCCACTAGCACGGGCTGCTGGCGTTCCATACAATCTTTAATTTCGGTAATAATCGCCGCAAATTTTTCCGCTTCGCTTTTGAACATTAAGTCCGTGCGATCCACACGGATAATCGGTCTGTTGGTTGGCACAACAACAGTGTTTAAACCATAAATTTGTTGGAATTCAAAGGCTTCTGTATCTGCCGTACCTGTCATACCCGCTAATTTTTCATACAAACGGAAATAGTTTTGGTAAGTAATAGAAGCAACAGTTTGGTTTTCACCTTGAATATTTACACGCTCTTTGGCTTCAATCGCCTGGTGTAAACCATCAGACCAACGACGACCCGCCATTGTTCGACCGGTGTGTTCGTCAATGATGACAATCTCGCCATCTTTTACAATATAGTCCACATTGCGTTCAAATAATTTATGAGCACGCAACGCCGCACTTACGTGGTGTAAAAGCGAAATACGAGCCGGGTGATACAAACTCTCGCCTTCTTCCATTAACCCCATTTGAGTAAGGAAGTCCTCTACTTTCACCATACCACGCTCAGTTAAATGAGCCTGTTTGTTTTTCAGATCTAAAGTGAAATCACCCTCGCCTGTGTATTCTTCGGTATCTTCTTTATCTTGTGCAATCAAATGCGGAATAATTTGATCCACTGCTTGGTAAATCTGAGTGGCATCTTCCGCAGGTCCTGAAATAATTAATGGCGTGCGGGCTTCATCAATTAAAATAGAGTCAACTTCATCCACTAATGCATAGTGCAATTCACGTTGGAAACGCTCATTTCTATCGTGAGCTAAATTATCACGCAAGTAATCAAAACCTAATTCACTATTGGTTGAATAGGTAATATCCGCTTGGTATGCCGCACGTTTAACCTCTGGGGCTAAGCCCGGAATATTTACACCAACAGTTAAGCCTAAAAATTCAAATAATGGACGGTTAGTTTCCGCATCACGGCGAGCAAGGTAATCATTCACGGTTACAACGTGAACCCCTTTACCGGTTAAAGCATTCAAATAGCAAGGCAGAGTTGCCGTTAATGTTTTCCCTTCACCGGTACGCATTTCGGCAATATTACGCCCGGTTAAAACCATACCGCCAATGAGCTGTACATCAAACGGACGCATACCTAATACTCGTTTACTCGCTTCTCTAACCGTTGCAAAGGCTTCAGGCAATAAACTGTCTAAGGTTGCTCCATCCGCTAAACGTAATCTAAATTCAGCCGTTTTGGCTTTTAATTCTTCGTCAGATAGCTGTTCAAATGTCGGCTCAAGTTTATTAATTTGCACCACTCGTTTTCTTAAACGTTTTAGTGTACGGTCATTGCTTGAGCCAAAAATAGAGGTAAGTAATTTTGAAATCATTGTATTTTCCTAAATATAAATATTGTTAATTATTTGAGTTTAAACGTTAAATTTATAATTAGGCGTGAGGTCCTGCTCGGATTGGATAAATATTTTGCTTATCCAAGCGGTAAGATTTGGTAAAAAATTCGCAAAAATTGACCGCTTGTGGTTTAATTTCCACAACGTTATCGTTCAATTCTACGATAAAAAGTGATTGCTGCTCTAACTCATTCGTAGCTTGAGCATACTGAAGAAAAGATTGATTAATGACTGCTTCTTGTTCACTTTCATTCGGATTAACCGCCTGAATCTCAGGTAATGCAAGCATCGCAACCATTCCGAAAAAAAGTTGCGACCAAAAAGGCGTTTTATGAAAGTGTTTAAAAAATAAGCTCATTAAGTTAAGATTAAATAAAAATTTAAGTGATTATACGCTAAATTTAATCAGAGTTATCAAATAATTGGGTCAAGTAACGTAAAATCAAGTATAAAAATAGAGATAAAGTAAATAATAGATGAAAAATTCAGCACCTAAAAAGATTAACGACATTTTACAGAACTCCACTTTAAGTCGAATTGTCGAAAAGGCAAATTTTGTGAATGATTTAAACCAAAAAATTCAGAAAATCTTGCCACAATCTTATCGTGGACTTTACCGAGTGGCAAATTTAGTTGATAATCAACTCATTATTAATGTACAAAGTGCAACCGTAAGACAAGGTTTATTGTTACAACAAGCCTCTCTGTTAGCACAGATACAGACCGATTTACCTGAAATAACCCGGCTTGAATTTAAAGTAAATCCGAGCGTTAAATAGTTTAAAAAAGAGGAAAATAATATGAAAAAAATCGCACTCATTGGATTTACCGCGACTATGTTAGGTGCGTGTTCATTGTTGCCGCAAAAAAGCGTAACGGGTACTTATGCAGGCGTATTTCCTTGTGCCGACTGCGAAAAAATTCAAGCACAGCTTACCCTAAACGCAGATAGAACTTATCAGTACGATACCGTCTATTTCAAAGATAAAAAAGAGTATACTTACCGTGATAACGGCACATACACTTGGGAAGCAAACAAATCAAATGTTATCCGTTTAGAACAAGCCTCCGGTAGCTTGGCATTCCTAATTTCCGATCAATATGTTGAACTGTGCGATCCGAATGGTAATACAGTAAAAAGTACAAACAATTATAAATTGAACAAAATTCGTTAATATACTACTTAGCAAAAGAGATTCTTAGGAATCTCTTTTTTATTGCTATTTTGAATAGAATAAAAAAATCCCCAAACAAAAATGTTTGGGGATAACCTAAAAATAAAAAAGTATTTCTACTTTTACTTAACCAAGGAAATATCTATGAAAACAGTAAGGAATCTTTCATTATGATGGCGGTGAGAGAGGGATTCGAACCCTCGATACAGTTTCCCATATACACGCTTTCCAGGCGTGCTCCTTCAACCACTCGGACATCTCACCGAATCAACAAAAAGATGGCATAAATATAGCAATATTACGACTTTATTTCAAGTATTTTCTTCACAAAATAAATTAAATCAAATTTTGAACGGTTCACTGCCCAATACCTAAACAATTTGGCGATTTTGGCACAATTCCACCAATTTCAGCCCACTCACTTTGTGTGTATAAATGGAGAGCCAATGCGTGAACGCCATTTTCCAATTCTTCCGCCAAACAAGCATAAACCGCTTGATGACGAGCTACTGCTCTTTTTCCTTCAAATTTGTCAGACACCAGCGTTAATTTAAAATGGGATTCAGCTCCCCGACCTGAACTGTGCATATAGCTTTCATTTTCAATATTCAACACAATTGGCGAAAATTCGTTATTTATTTTATTAATAATGGCTTGTTCTACTAACATTTTTGTTCTCTTTCATTGAAAATTAAGGCTAAATAATACTATACTAGTGGAAATTTTTCTCATAATTTATTAAACAGAAGGATTTATTATGAAATTATCTAAAAAAACCTTAGTTTTAGCGACAACCTTTGCAGCAGCTTTATTAGCGGGTTGTCAAAGCCAATCAAATACTTTAACTTTTGCAACACCAACCCCAACTGCGGTATTTAACACCAACAATCAAACTGCTGCGGTAAATGTGATGACACAAGATTTACGCACCTCACGCGAAATTGCAAGCTACACTAAAAATGGTGAATTAATTCGTTTAACCGCTGTGCCGGAAGTGGCTGCGATGTTCCAACAAGCAGTACAGCAAGACCTTAACGCAAAAGGCTTCCAAATTGTGCAAGGTGCAGCAAATGCAAATGTTACTGTGAATATTCGTAAATTCTTCGCAACTGTTGAACAAGGCAATTTACGCTATAAAGCTGATGCACAAGTTGGTGTTGAAGTTACTGTTCAAGGTTCAAGAGGCAACTTCAGCAAAAACTTCAACG
The sequence above is a segment of the Mannheimia bovis genome. Coding sequences within it:
- a CDS encoding copper resistance protein NlpE, producing the protein MKKIALIGFTATMLGACSLLPQKSVTGTYAGVFPCADCEKIQAQLTLNADRTYQYDTVYFKDKKEYTYRDNGTYTWEANKSNVIRLEQASGSLAFLISDQYVELCDPNGNTVKSTNNYKLNKIR
- a CDS encoding YajG family lipoprotein, with the protein product MKLSKKTLVLATTFAAALLAGCQSQSNTLTFATPTPTAVFNTNNQTAAVNVMTQDLRTSREIASYTKNGELIRLTAVPEVAAMFQQAVQQDLNAKGFQIVQGAANANVTVNIRKFFATVEQGNLRYKADAQVGVEVTVQGSRGNFSKNFNATRGYEGAFGANNDEIKKVLDQAYSDVVKAIYNDNEIAAAIHQFK
- a CDS encoding BolA family protein, translating into MLVEQAIINKINNEFSPIVLNIENESYMHSSGRGAESHFKLTLVSDKFEGKRAVARHQAVYACLAEELENGVHALALHLYTQSEWAEIGGIVPKSPNCLGIGQ
- a CDS encoding DciA family protein — its product is MKNSAPKKINDILQNSTLSRIVEKANFVNDLNQKIQKILPQSYRGLYRVANLVDNQLIINVQSATVRQGLLLQQASLLAQIQTDLPEITRLEFKVNPSVK
- the secA gene encoding preprotein translocase subunit SecA translates to MISKLLTSIFGSSNDRTLKRLRKRVVQINKLEPTFEQLSDEELKAKTAEFRLRLADGATLDSLLPEAFATVREASKRVLGMRPFDVQLIGGMVLTGRNIAEMRTGEGKTLTATLPCYLNALTGKGVHVVTVNDYLARRDAETNRPLFEFLGLTVGVNIPGLAPEVKRAAYQADITYSTNSELGFDYLRDNLAHDRNERFQRELHYALVDEVDSILIDEARTPLIISGPAEDATQIYQAVDQIIPHLIAQDKEDTEEYTGEGDFTLDLKNKQAHLTERGMVKVEDFLTQMGLMEEGESLYHPARISLLHHVSAALRAHKLFERNVDYIVKDGEIVIIDEHTGRTMAGRRWSDGLHQAIEAKERVNIQGENQTVASITYQNYFRLYEKLAGMTGTADTEAFEFQQIYGLNTVVVPTNRPIIRVDRTDLMFKSEAEKFAAIITEIKDCMERQQPVLVGTASVEKSELLSAELTKAGIPHNVLNAKFHAQEAEIVAEAGAPGAVTIATNMAGRGTDIVLGGNWRMEIAKLENPTQEQIDEIKSAWQERYNTVMQAGGLHIIGTERHESRRIDNQLRGRSGRQGDPGSSRFYLSLDDTLMRIYLNEGKLNMMRKAFTEEGEAMESKLLTKVIASAQAKVEAHNFDGRKNLLQYDDVANEQRKVIYEQRNHLLDTDDISSMIETIRQDVFDSTVSEYIPPQSIEEMWDVPGLEERLRREFGLDLPIAHWLETEKDLHEETLRERILNIAIEEYKAKEEKVGSEVMRNFEKGVMLQNLDELWKEHLSSMDYLRKGIHLRGYAQKDPKQEYKKESFAMFTNMLNTLKLNVISILSRIQVRSQEEVEEAQRLQAELEAKTAEQLTTDESEQQVALESLSDEELSNLNIGRNDPCPCGSGKKYKHCHGNKAKYA
- the secM gene encoding secA translation cis-regulator SecM; its protein translation is MSLFFKHFHKTPFWSQLFFGMVAMLALPEIQAVNPNESEQEAVINQSFLQYAQATNELEQQSLFIVELNDNVVEIKPQAVNFCEFFTKSYRLDKQNIYPIRAGPHA